From Streptomyces cyaneogriseus subsp. noncyanogenus, the proteins below share one genomic window:
- a CDS encoding DNA polymerase III subunit delta', which produces MSVWDDLVGQEKVSEHLAAAARDADALVTAASAGTPPPEASKMTHAWLFTGPPGAGRTQVARAFAAALQCVSPDRALGGVPGCGFCDGCHTALIGTHADVTTIAAVGTQILARDMRDTVRKSFTSPATGRWQVILVEDAERLNEQSANAVLKAVEEPAPRTVWLLCAPSIEDVLPTIRSRCRHLNLRTPSVEAVADMLVRREGVEPEVAAAAARATQGHIDRARRLATDPAARERRAAVLRLPLRVEDVGGALKAAQQLVDAATEDAKQLAEETDARETEELKAALGAAQGGRLPRGTAGVVKDLEEMQKRRRTRTQRDSLDLALSDLTGFYRDVLALQLGSRVAIANADAEDALERLARGSTPEATLRRIEAIAACREALDRNVAPLLAVEAMTMALRAG; this is translated from the coding sequence ATGAGCGTGTGGGACGACCTCGTCGGGCAGGAGAAGGTGAGCGAGCACCTCGCCGCCGCCGCCCGGGACGCCGATGCCCTGGTCACGGCCGCCTCGGCCGGCACCCCTCCGCCCGAGGCGTCGAAGATGACGCACGCCTGGCTGTTCACGGGGCCGCCGGGTGCGGGGCGGACGCAGGTGGCGCGGGCCTTCGCCGCCGCGTTGCAGTGCGTGAGCCCCGACCGCGCGCTCGGCGGCGTCCCCGGCTGCGGCTTCTGCGACGGCTGCCACACCGCCCTGATCGGCACCCACGCCGACGTCACCACGATCGCCGCCGTCGGTACGCAGATCCTCGCCCGGGACATGCGGGACACCGTCCGCAAGTCCTTCACCTCGCCCGCCACCGGCCGCTGGCAGGTCATCCTCGTCGAGGACGCCGAGCGGCTGAACGAGCAGTCGGCCAACGCCGTCCTGAAGGCCGTGGAGGAGCCGGCCCCGCGCACGGTGTGGCTGCTGTGCGCCCCCTCCATCGAGGACGTGCTCCCCACGATCCGCTCCCGCTGCCGCCACCTGAACCTGCGGACGCCCTCGGTCGAGGCCGTCGCCGACATGCTCGTACGCCGTGAGGGCGTCGAGCCGGAGGTCGCCGCCGCGGCGGCCCGCGCCACCCAGGGCCACATCGACCGGGCCCGCCGCCTGGCCACCGACCCGGCCGCCCGCGAGCGCCGGGCCGCCGTCCTCAGGCTGCCGCTGCGCGTCGAGGACGTCGGCGGCGCGCTGAAGGCCGCCCAGCAGCTGGTCGACGCCGCGACGGAGGACGCCAAGCAGCTCGCCGAGGAGACGGACGCCAGGGAGACCGAGGAGCTGAAGGCGGCGCTCGGCGCGGCGCAGGGCGGCCGGCTGCCGCGCGGCACGGCGGGCGTCGTGAAGGACCTGGAGGAGATGCAGAAGCGCCGCAGGACCCGCACCCAGCGCGACAGCCTCGACCTGGCGCTGTCCGACCTCACCGGGTTCTACCGCGATGTGCTCGCCCTCCAGCTCGGCTCCCGGGTGGCGATCGCCAACGCCGACGCCGAGGACGCCCTGGAGCGTCTCGCGCGCGGCAGCACCCCGGAGGCCACCCTGCGCCGGATCGAGGCGATCGCGGCCTGCCGGGAGGCGCTCGACCGCAATGTGGCACCGCTGCTCGCGGTGGAGGCGATGACCATGGCACTCAGAGCGGGCTGA
- the tmk gene encoding dTMP kinase: MTRAEQPTAPHPDPDDALVADSRERAVRALLRRPQLRRLWSAQLVGGVGDALALFVLVVLAVQAAVAAGSFGGGYRGVAFAVATVFAVRILATLLFGAVLLGPLTSLTSPDGPLDRRWTMVGADGLRAALLIVAPLWIDWTPGDALAVLLVTVFVSGVAERFWTVCRESAAPALLPAPPPEGATVRPLPDHLDALRRLSLRTSFVVIPLAAAALVVAGLLNNLLGAGVDWFAAHQAALASYVAAGMFAASLSVLSFLDLPGTRTPRARSPLEGLRRPKTAAGADKGRTGAIPLLVLTCAAVAGAVAAAVAVAVLHAKDLGGGPVLYGLAVGALTGGVVVGIRTAPALLPSLSRRRLLALAVAFAGVALLAAGLVPDGTTVLLILTLAGAGAGVAANTGHTLLDQEVEEHRRARTTGHLHAVVRVCVALGAVIAPVIAAGIGPHRLENGRFVFAHGGAAFTLMLVGALLLPVAALVLAKGDDRSGVPLRHDLRDALLGGDDPVQAPTRTGFFIALEGGDGAGKSTQAEALAEWIRGKGHEVVLTREPGATPVGKRLRSILLDVSSAGLSHRAEALLYAADRAEHVDTVVRPALERGAVVISDRYIDSSVAYQGAGRDLSPTEIARINRWATDGLVPHLTVLLDVAPEAARERFTEAPDRLESEPAEFHARVRAGFLALAASDPGRYLVVDAGQQPEAVTTAIRHRLDQVLPLSEAEIQAREEARRKAEEEARRKAEEEAARKAEEERLERERQEQLARLRAEEEERKRRELEEAQRREAERQAEEARQRAEEARRRAEEERARLLAEEKARAEEEARRRAEEERRRKQAEEEARLRAEAEALRLEKQRKAEEALLRAEEARRAAEQAAAAAAAGPGPVAPGAGAVAGDVASGASPRPGTPAAPDAATVSTPLVTPTNASGGPLEETAVLRPVRDERDRPEPRGGHDGQDGTGGHGGTGGQAQDARDAHGGRRAAGGPSWAQGAHASGPSVPDSEVTAELPMPQVAPGSAEETAVLPQVAPGSAEETAVLPQVPPGAADETAVLPQVGEDPADRVPPGYFRDERPGPRPDGTEDRTRELPQVDAGQAPRRRRSDWAEETPLDDLPTLADELLGPRDDEHGDTGGEGRGKGRDRGR; the protein is encoded by the coding sequence ATGACGCGAGCCGAGCAGCCAACGGCCCCTCACCCGGACCCCGACGATGCCCTGGTCGCGGACTCCCGCGAGCGCGCCGTCCGCGCCCTGTTGCGCCGGCCGCAACTGAGGCGGTTGTGGAGCGCACAGCTCGTGGGCGGTGTCGGAGACGCACTCGCCCTCTTCGTGCTGGTCGTCCTCGCCGTGCAGGCGGCGGTCGCCGCCGGGTCCTTCGGCGGCGGCTACCGGGGCGTGGCGTTCGCAGTGGCGACCGTTTTCGCCGTGCGCATCCTGGCGACGCTGCTCTTCGGCGCCGTCCTCCTCGGCCCGCTGACGTCGCTCACCTCGCCGGACGGTCCGCTCGACCGGCGCTGGACCATGGTCGGCGCGGACGGCCTGCGCGCCGCCCTGCTGATCGTCGCACCGCTGTGGATCGACTGGACCCCGGGCGACGCCCTCGCCGTCCTGCTGGTGACCGTCTTCGTCTCCGGCGTCGCCGAGCGGTTCTGGACGGTGTGCCGGGAGAGCGCGGCGCCCGCGCTGCTGCCCGCGCCGCCGCCGGAGGGCGCGACGGTACGGCCGCTGCCGGACCACCTGGACGCCCTGCGCCGCCTGTCCCTGCGTACGTCCTTCGTGGTGATCCCCCTCGCGGCGGCGGCCCTGGTCGTCGCGGGGCTGCTGAACAACCTGCTGGGCGCCGGCGTCGACTGGTTCGCCGCGCACCAGGCGGCTCTCGCCTCCTACGTCGCGGCCGGGATGTTCGCCGCCTCCCTGTCCGTACTGTCCTTCCTGGACCTGCCCGGCACCCGCACCCCCCGCGCGCGGTCGCCGCTGGAGGGCCTGCGCCGCCCGAAGACGGCCGCGGGCGCCGACAAGGGCCGCACGGGGGCCATCCCGCTGCTGGTGCTCACCTGCGCGGCGGTCGCCGGGGCGGTGGCCGCCGCGGTCGCGGTGGCCGTGCTGCACGCCAAGGACCTGGGCGGCGGGCCGGTGCTGTACGGGCTGGCCGTGGGCGCACTGACCGGCGGTGTCGTCGTCGGCATCCGGACGGCCCCCGCCCTGCTGCCCTCCCTCTCGCGGCGCCGGCTGCTGGCCCTGGCGGTCGCCTTCGCGGGCGTCGCCCTGCTGGCCGCCGGGCTCGTCCCCGACGGCACCACCGTGCTGCTGATCCTGACGCTGGCCGGGGCCGGCGCGGGCGTGGCCGCCAACACCGGGCACACGCTGCTCGACCAGGAGGTGGAGGAGCACCGCCGGGCCCGGACCACCGGGCACCTGCACGCGGTGGTCCGCGTCTGCGTGGCGCTCGGCGCGGTGATCGCCCCGGTGATCGCCGCGGGGATCGGGCCGCACCGCCTGGAGAACGGCAGGTTCGTCTTCGCGCACGGCGGTGCCGCGTTCACGCTGATGCTGGTCGGCGCGCTGCTGCTGCCGGTGGCCGCGCTGGTGCTGGCCAAGGGCGACGACCGCTCCGGGGTGCCGCTGCGGCACGACCTGAGGGACGCGCTGCTCGGCGGCGACGACCCGGTGCAGGCGCCCACGCGGACCGGTTTCTTCATCGCCCTGGAGGGCGGCGACGGGGCCGGGAAGTCCACGCAGGCCGAGGCGCTCGCCGAGTGGATCAGGGGCAAGGGCCACGAGGTCGTGCTCACGCGTGAGCCGGGCGCGACGCCGGTCGGCAAGCGCCTGCGGTCCATCCTGCTGGACGTGTCCAGCGCCGGGCTGTCGCACCGCGCGGAGGCCCTGCTCTACGCGGCGGACCGCGCCGAGCACGTGGACACCGTGGTTCGGCCCGCGCTGGAACGCGGCGCGGTGGTGATCTCCGACCGCTACATCGACTCCTCGGTGGCCTACCAGGGCGCCGGCCGCGACCTGTCGCCGACCGAGATCGCCCGGATCAACCGCTGGGCGACCGACGGGCTGGTCCCGCATCTCACCGTGCTGCTGGACGTCGCCCCGGAGGCCGCCCGCGAGCGGTTCACCGAGGCGCCGGACCGGCTGGAGTCGGAGCCGGCCGAGTTCCACGCGCGCGTACGGGCCGGTTTCCTCGCCCTGGCCGCGTCCGACCCCGGGCGCTATCTGGTGGTCGACGCGGGCCAGCAGCCCGAGGCGGTGACGACCGCGATCCGGCACCGGCTCGACCAGGTCCTGCCGCTGTCCGAGGCCGAGATCCAGGCCCGTGAGGAGGCCCGCCGCAAGGCCGAGGAGGAGGCCCGCCGCAAGGCGGAGGAGGAGGCCGCGCGCAAGGCCGAGGAGGAGCGCCTGGAGCGCGAGCGCCAGGAGCAGCTCGCCCGGCTGCGTGCCGAGGAGGAGGAGCGCAAGCGGCGCGAGCTGGAGGAGGCCCAGCGCCGCGAGGCCGAACGGCAGGCCGAGGAGGCCCGGCAGCGGGCGGAGGAGGCCCGCCGCCGCGCCGAGGAGGAGCGGGCGCGGCTGCTGGCGGAGGAGAAGGCGCGCGCCGAGGAGGAGGCCCGGCGCAGGGCCGAGGAGGAACGCCGCCGCAAGCAGGCCGAGGAGGAGGCCCGGCTGCGCGCCGAGGCCGAGGCCCTGCGCCTGGAGAAGCAGCGCAAGGCCGAGGAGGCACTGCTCCGCGCCGAGGAGGCCCGCCGGGCGGCCGAGCAGGCGGCGGCAGCCGCCGCGGCGGGCCCCGGGCCCGTCGCTCCGGGAGCCGGCGCGGTGGCCGGGGACGTGGCCTCGGGCGCTTCCCCGCGGCCGGGGACTCCCGCCGCACCCGATGCGGCGACGGTGTCGACGCCCTTGGTCACGCCGACAAACGCCTCCGGGGGACCGCTGGAGGAGACGGCGGTACTGCGCCCGGTGCGGGACGAACGGGACCGGCCCGAGCCGCGTGGCGGGCACGATGGGCAGGACGGGACCGGCGGGCACGGCGGAACCGGCGGTCAGGCGCAGGACGCGCGGGACGCGCACGGGGGGCGGCGGGCCGCCGGAGGACCCTCCTGGGCGCAGGGTGCCCACGCGTCCGGCCCTTCCGTGCCGGATTCCGAGGTGACGGCCGAGCTGCCGATGCCGCAGGTGGCGCCGGGCTCGGCGGAGGAGACGGCGGTGCTGCCGCAGGTGGCGCCGGGCTCGGCGGAGGAGACGGCGGTGCTGCCGCAGGTGCCGCCGGGCGCCGCCGACGAGACGGCCGTCCTGCCGCAGGTGGGGGAGGACCCCGCGGACCGGGTGCCGCCGGGCTACTTCCGGGACGAGCGTCCCGGCCCCCGGCCGGACGGCACCGAGGACCGTACGCGAGAGCTGCCCCAGGTCGACGCCGGCCAGGCGCCCCGCAGGCGGCGCTCCGACTGGGCCGAGGAGACCCCCCTGGACGACCTGCCGACCCTGGCGGACGAACTGCTGGGCCCCCGTGACGACGAGCACGGGGACACCGGCGGCGAGGGCCGGGGGAAGGGCCGGGACCGGGGGCGCTGA
- a CDS encoding alpha/beta hydrolase, whose product MHTRRTLRRTRTGTAATRLAPLLAALLVTACSAQGPSSTAGPAAEEKRTAVPALVALPRSTPSALAPYYGQKLEWRDCGVPGFQCATMKAPLDYAKPSEGDVRLAVARKKATDPGRRLGSLLVNPGGPGGSAVGYLQQYAGIGYPAEVRARYDIVAVDPRGVARSEPVECLDGPKMDAYTQTDVTPDDGREADVLVDAYKRFADGCRADAPKLLRHVSTVEAARDMDILRAVLGDPKLTYVGASYGTFLGATYAGLFPDRTGRLVLDGAMDPSLPARRLNLEQTAGFETAFRSFAEDCVRRADCPLGGRGTTPARAGQTLKAFFDRLDTRPIPAGDTAGRKLTESLATTGVITAMYDEGAWQQLREALGSAMRRNDGAALLALSDSYYERDPSGGYSNLMSANAAVNCLDLPAAFASPREVREGLPAFEKASPVFGESLAWASLNCAYWPVKPTGEPHRIKAQGAPPILVVGTTRDPATPYPWARSLAGQLSSGRLLTYDGDGHTAYGRGSSCVDSTINAYLLRGTAPADGKRCS is encoded by the coding sequence ATGCACACAAGGCGCACTCTCCGCAGGACCCGTACCGGCACCGCAGCCACCCGCCTCGCCCCCCTCCTCGCCGCCCTGCTCGTCACCGCGTGCTCCGCCCAGGGCCCGTCGAGCACCGCCGGACCGGCGGCCGAGGAGAAGCGGACGGCGGTCCCGGCGCTGGTGGCGCTGCCCCGCTCCACCCCCTCCGCCCTGGCGCCCTACTACGGGCAGAAGCTGGAGTGGCGCGACTGCGGCGTCCCCGGCTTCCAGTGCGCCACGATGAAGGCGCCGCTCGACTACGCCAAGCCGTCCGAGGGGGACGTCCGGCTCGCCGTCGCCCGCAAGAAGGCCACCGACCCGGGCCGGCGGCTCGGCTCCCTGCTGGTGAACCCGGGCGGACCGGGCGGCTCGGCCGTCGGATACCTCCAGCAGTACGCGGGCATCGGCTACCCGGCGGAGGTCCGCGCCCGCTACGACATCGTGGCGGTCGACCCGCGCGGCGTCGCCCGCAGCGAGCCCGTGGAGTGCCTCGACGGGCCGAAGATGGACGCCTACACGCAGACGGACGTCACGCCGGACGACGGCAGGGAGGCCGACGTCCTCGTCGACGCCTACAAGCGGTTCGCCGACGGCTGCCGCGCGGACGCGCCGAAGCTGCTGCGCCATGTCTCGACCGTCGAGGCGGCCCGGGACATGGACATCCTCCGGGCGGTGCTGGGGGACCCGAAGCTGACCTACGTGGGAGCGTCGTACGGGACGTTCCTCGGCGCGACGTACGCCGGGCTGTTCCCGGACCGTACGGGCCGGCTGGTGCTGGACGGCGCCATGGACCCGTCGCTGCCCGCCCGGCGGCTGAACCTGGAGCAGACGGCGGGCTTCGAGACCGCGTTCCGGTCGTTCGCCGAGGACTGCGTACGGCGGGCCGACTGCCCGCTCGGCGGCCGGGGCACCACGCCCGCGCGGGCCGGGCAGACCCTGAAGGCGTTCTTCGACCGGCTCGACACCCGCCCGATCCCGGCCGGCGACACCGCGGGCCGCAAGCTCACCGAGTCCCTGGCCACCACCGGCGTCATCACGGCCATGTACGACGAGGGCGCCTGGCAGCAACTGCGCGAGGCCCTCGGCTCCGCGATGCGGCGGAACGACGGCGCCGCACTGCTGGCCCTGTCCGACAGCTACTACGAACGCGACCCCAGCGGCGGCTACAGCAACCTGATGTCCGCCAACGCCGCCGTGAACTGCCTGGACCTCCCCGCCGCCTTCGCCTCCCCCCGGGAGGTGCGCGAGGGCCTGCCCGCCTTCGAGAAGGCGTCCCCCGTCTTCGGCGAGAGCCTCGCCTGGGCCTCCCTGAACTGCGCGTACTGGCCGGTGAAGCCCACGGGCGAACCGCACCGCATCAAGGCGCAGGGCGCGCCCCCGATCCTCGTGGTCGGCACCACCCGCGACCCGGCCACCCCGTACCCCTGGGCCCGCTCCCTGGCCGGCCAGCTCTCCTCCGGCCGCCTGCTCACCTACGACGGCGACGGCCACACCGCCTACGGCCGCGGCAGCTCCTGCGTCGACTCCACGATCAACGCCTACCTCCTGCGGGGCACGGCACCGGCGGACGGCAAGCGCTGCTCGTAA
- the topA gene encoding type I DNA topoisomerase, with translation MSPTSETAKGGRRLVIVESPAKAKTIKSYLGPGYTVEASVGHIRDLPNGAAEVPEKYTGEVRRLGVDVEHDFQPIYVVNADKRAQVKKLKDLLKESDELFLATDEDREGEAIAWHLQEVLKPKIPVKRMVFHEITKDAIRAAVANPRELNQKLVDAQETRRILDRLYGYEVSPVLWKKVMPRLSAGRVQSVATRLVVERERERIAFRSAEYWDLTGTFSPTSGFAPAGGSPSGRTGDASDPSALVARLQTVDGRRVAQGRDFDSLGQLKGANTLHLDEANARALAAALENTQFSVRSVESKPYRRSPYAPFRTTTLQQEASRKLGFGAKATMQVAQKLYENGYITYMRTDSTTLSDTAIAAARAQVTQLYGAGYLPDKPRTYAGKVKNAQEAHEAIRPSGDRFRTPAETGLTGDQFKLYELIWKRTVASQMKDATGDSVTVKIGGTAADGRDVEFSASGKTITFHGFLKAYVEGADDPNAELDDRERRLPQVAEGDRLAAEEISVDGHATKPPARYTEASLVKELEEREIGRPSTYASIIGTILDRGYVFKKGTALVPSFLSFAVVNLLEKHFGRLVDYDFTAKMEDDLDRIARGEAQAVPWLKRFYFGEGTSNGDAADAGNGDGDHLGGLKELVTDLGAIDAREVSSFPVGNDIVLRVGRYGPYIERGEKDTEQHQRADIPADLAPDELSVELAEELLAKPSGDYELGTDPVTGHTIVAKDGRYGPYVTEILPEGTPKTGKNAVKPRTASLFKSMSLDTVTLEDALKLMSLPRVVGTDADGQEITAQNGRYGPYLKKGTDSRSLQSEDQLFTITLEEAQAIYAQPKQRGRAAAKPPLKELGEDPVSGKPVVVKDGRFGPYVTDGETNATLRSGDSVETITPERGFELLAEKRAKAPAKKTAKKAAAKKAPAKKATTAKTAAKKTTAKKTATKATAAKKTTAKTAAKKATASPAASAAED, from the coding sequence TTGTCCCCGACCAGCGAGACCGCGAAGGGCGGCCGCCGACTCGTCATCGTCGAGTCGCCTGCCAAGGCGAAGACGATCAAGAGCTATCTCGGCCCCGGCTACACCGTCGAGGCGAGCGTCGGGCACATTCGCGATCTCCCCAACGGTGCCGCGGAGGTGCCCGAGAAGTACACCGGTGAGGTGCGCCGCCTCGGTGTGGACGTGGAACACGACTTCCAGCCGATCTATGTCGTCAACGCCGACAAGAGGGCCCAGGTCAAGAAGCTCAAGGACCTGCTGAAGGAGTCCGACGAACTCTTCCTCGCCACCGATGAGGACCGCGAGGGGGAGGCCATCGCCTGGCACCTCCAGGAGGTCCTCAAGCCGAAGATCCCGGTCAAGCGCATGGTGTTCCACGAGATCACCAAGGACGCGATCCGGGCCGCCGTGGCCAACCCGCGCGAGCTGAACCAGAAGCTCGTCGACGCCCAGGAGACCCGCCGCATCCTCGACCGCCTCTACGGCTACGAGGTCTCGCCGGTCCTGTGGAAGAAGGTCATGCCGCGCCTGTCGGCGGGCCGTGTCCAGTCCGTGGCGACCCGGCTCGTCGTCGAGCGGGAACGCGAGCGCATCGCCTTCCGCTCCGCCGAGTACTGGGACCTGACCGGCACCTTTTCCCCCACCTCCGGCTTCGCTCCGGCGGGGGGATCCCCATCCGGCCGGACCGGTGACGCCTCCGACCCGTCGGCACTGGTCGCGCGCCTGCAGACCGTCGACGGCCGGCGCGTCGCGCAGGGCCGCGACTTCGACTCCCTGGGCCAGCTCAAGGGCGCGAACACCCTCCACCTCGACGAGGCGAACGCCCGCGCGCTCGCCGCCGCCCTGGAGAACACGCAGTTCTCCGTGCGCTCCGTCGAGTCCAAGCCGTACCGCCGCTCGCCGTACGCGCCGTTCCGTACGACGACGCTCCAGCAGGAGGCGAGCCGCAAGCTCGGCTTCGGCGCGAAGGCGACGATGCAGGTCGCGCAGAAGCTGTACGAGAACGGCTACATCACGTACATGCGTACGGACTCCACGACGCTGAGCGACACGGCCATCGCCGCCGCCCGCGCCCAGGTCACGCAGTTGTACGGCGCCGGCTACCTGCCGGACAAGCCGCGCACGTACGCCGGCAAGGTCAAGAACGCGCAGGAGGCGCACGAGGCGATCCGTCCCTCGGGCGACCGCTTCCGCACGCCCGCCGAGACCGGGCTGACCGGCGACCAGTTCAAGCTGTACGAGCTGATCTGGAAGCGGACCGTCGCCTCCCAGATGAAGGACGCGACGGGCGACTCCGTCACGGTGAAGATCGGTGGCACGGCCGCCGACGGCCGGGACGTCGAGTTCAGCGCGTCCGGCAAGACCATCACCTTCCATGGCTTCCTCAAGGCGTACGTCGAGGGCGCCGACGACCCGAACGCCGAGCTCGACGACCGCGAGCGCCGGCTGCCGCAGGTCGCCGAGGGCGACCGGCTCGCCGCCGAGGAGATCTCGGTCGACGGTCACGCCACCAAGCCCCCGGCCCGCTACACCGAGGCGTCGCTGGTCAAGGAGCTGGAAGAGCGGGAGATCGGCCGCCCGTCGACCTACGCGTCGATCATCGGCACCATCCTCGACCGCGGCTACGTCTTCAAGAAGGGCACGGCCCTCGTGCCGTCCTTCCTGTCGTTCGCCGTGGTCAACCTGCTGGAGAAGCACTTCGGCCGGCTCGTCGACTACGACTTCACCGCCAAGATGGAGGACGACCTCGACCGCATCGCCCGCGGCGAGGCGCAGGCCGTGCCGTGGCTGAAGCGGTTCTACTTCGGCGAGGGCACCAGCAACGGTGACGCGGCCGACGCCGGCAACGGCGACGGCGACCACCTCGGCGGCCTGAAGGAACTCGTCACCGACCTGGGCGCCATCGACGCGCGCGAGGTGTCCTCGTTCCCCGTGGGCAACGACATCGTGCTGCGCGTCGGCCGCTACGGGCCGTACATCGAGCGGGGCGAGAAGGACACCGAGCAGCACCAGCGCGCCGACATCCCCGCCGACCTGGCGCCGGACGAGCTGTCCGTCGAGCTGGCGGAGGAGCTGCTGGCCAAGCCGAGCGGCGACTACGAACTGGGCACCGACCCGGTGACCGGGCACACCATCGTCGCCAAGGACGGCCGCTACGGTCCGTACGTCACGGAGATCCTCCCCGAGGGCACCCCGAAGACGGGCAAGAACGCGGTCAAGCCGCGCACGGCCTCCCTCTTCAAGTCGATGTCCCTGGACACCGTGACGCTGGAGGACGCCCTCAAGCTCATGTCGCTGCCGCGGGTGGTCGGCACCGACGCCGACGGCCAGGAGATCACCGCGCAGAACGGCCGTTACGGTCCGTATCTGAAGAAGGGCACCGACTCGCGGTCCCTACAGTCCGAGGACCAGCTCTTCACGATCACGCTGGAAGAGGCCCAGGCGATCTACGCCCAGCCCAAGCAGCGCGGTCGCGCCGCGGCCAAGCCGCCGCTGAAGGAGCTGGGCGAGGACCCGGTCAGCGGCAAGCCGGTCGTCGTCAAGGACGGCCGCTTCGGCCCGTACGTCACCGACGGCGAGACCAACGCGACCCTGCGCTCCGGCGACAGCGTCGAGACGATCACCCCGGAGCGCGGCTTCGAGCTGCTCGCCGAGAAGCGCGCCAAGGCGCCCGCCAAGAAGACGGCGAAGAAGGCGGCGGCGAAGAAGGCCCCGGCCAAGAAGGCGACGACGGCGAAGACCGCCGCGAAGAAGACGACGGCGAAGAAGACGGCCACGAAGGCGACGGCCGCCAAGAAGACCACGGCGAAGACCGCGGCGAAGAAGGCGACCGCCTCCCCGGCGGCCTCGGCGGCGGAGGACTGA